The Osmerus eperlanus chromosome 1, fOsmEpe2.1, whole genome shotgun sequence genome includes the window CAAAATATTTATCTCAGGCAACAttgaatgttgatttttgaaTGAGGGAGTTCACACATGCGCAGTGGTTGTAGCAGCAGCACTTTTCAACTGTTTTGAAACTGTTGAGTTTTCAACTGAGGAGCTGCTCCTCCAGAAGTTAGCTAAATGATTCAGGAATTATAGTGACTGAAGAAAAGACAGAGATTCAGAGGTAACGTTAATATTAATCTGATATAGTACTTTATATGTTCTCAACAacctttttttttgtcaaaacggAATGGACTTTTACCGAACTGAACGGCAAATTGCTAGCTGACGTTAGCATTATTGAAATGAGAAAATTATAGAAAATTAGCTACAGTAGCAGCCAGGGGTTAGAGCTAGCTATCTAATGTCAGTTAATTAAATCAGCCATTTGCCATCCGAAAATTCGGTTAACGTTATGGCCTGCATGACCCTATTGTGTAGCTATATAGCGTTAGACCATACTTAGTAACGTTatgtttattcttttttttttttcttctcttaacTACCTCAGTATAACGTTAcctgctagctaactagctaggtcAGTAGGAAATATTTTCCGAAACACGAAGGCACTTGTCCAATAAATATAACGTTATATATGAATTCAAGGTTAGTATTGTACATCGTTGATAAAACCATGTTAAATCATTAGATAATTAATTGTGGAGATGGCGACGTGCCGTTGTATAGAGAACTGTCTAAATAGGAGTATTTTGTTCAGTAATGTTGATTTAGGGGAATTCTGTATTAGCGTTTAACTTTCGTTTGTAGTCTAGCTTGAGTTTGGTTAAGtaaagccctgtgtgtgtgtttttatgttgctgcagatttatgttctcacactctacattgtcacctggagtcagctctgtaaccaTGGGCCttagtttttgtggtgagtattacatgaagttgcaattgccattattgttgtgtggactgtttaaGTCAAGACtgttgatggaggttctttctgtcacagacattcatgtatttcaaaacacgAGGTGCAAAAAGTTTTTCCTTCAATGCGTTCTGCTGAGAAGGGAGACTAGCGTTGGTCatggtttggaatggaagggagaaaacaggacaacgaCGGATAtcgcaaaaaaataataatatatatattcttttttttacgacgtagttaaggcggcaggcgtctGTTgtttaggcggccgccttaactgaaaagtgctgcgggaaaccctgatgtATTTCACAACATGAAACCTACtgcgatgaaaaacaatctgatctcggtaTTCATGAGTTCATAATTACGATGGTGTATTCTGTCTGTTGTTTTGACTATTTCGGTTCTTGAAGTGGTATTTTTATAGTAAAGTTATGGTATgttagtgttgcacagtaaacctgtactaaaaagagacacttgcatagcttcagtgttcctgtgcatagaTGGGAGACTgacagaacgccatctctgtagcactccatccagtccagaagccggggtcctgaagtctcgacttttacgatactcaaatgatgcgatgttaatatacctctctgatctaacgagtctgactagctgtcgtgacctctcaggtgggctatggctacgatggagagctggagagatggttgttctgctaggttcttctgtctctgcacaggaactgcagctcttttgcagtgatcgttaaggagcctaatgaagaatcatggtcagaattatgttggcccatgctacaccccttcaccaagtttcatacatGGAAGTGAAAACATTATCTTCCGCCCTGCAGCGGCTCTGCCTGGGTCGGAGGTCATAAACAGTTGGGCATCGGATTTATTtacgtgtttttttttaaactatttTCGGATATGGTTTGTCCTTGCTGAAGGTAGAAATTATTAAACATTATAGAACAGTAATAAACTGTCATTTAATGAATTTTGACAGTAGACCGTGCTCTGTATTTTTACAGCTTATTACATGTAATTTTGTGGTACGGttatttactgtaattttacAGAATCGGTCTGGAAACTGTGCTGCCAGTGCTTTCTCCGTTTTTTTACGTGATTTTGCACAGTGTAGAAATGGATTAAATCATAAAGGTTGAACATGAGGAGTTACACCAAATCCCAGTTAGATTTGAAGGTTTTATTGCAGTTTTGAATACAGTACATGTGCTACTTACTGAAAGAATATAGTACATGTGCTACCTACTGAAAGAAACAGACATGCATGGAATACTGATTCAAGATGAATAACCAAATGTCAAAACCGATGCAATGTAAAAGCAGATATTGTGTCTCCTAAACTGAACAGCACATTGGATGTGAACGGCACCGATGTACCACTAAAAACAGTCAACTCTGAATTCATTTAACCAAGGAGATCTATCCCTTAAATACATctaaagaaaggagggaggggcgtTGTTTGTGCATAAAACAAACCTTCAAGCTGCTTCAGTCTGTAACAAAAAACAGAGAGTATTTCAGTGGCCACGCCAGTAGCGTGAAAAACAACACTCGATCCAAAGTGTTGTTTTGGATCTGCAGAGCCTCACCTTTAACCTGGAGTTTGGCCGAGCACTCGGCCCGGCCGAAGGAGTTGACAGCCACCACCCTGTACTCGCCGCTGTCCTCGGCCCGGACGCGGAGGACGGACATGGAACAGACACCGTAGGAGTTGGTGATGTAGTAGTTGTTGTCGTGGTTGATGGAGATGTCGTTGAGGTACCAGGTGACGCTGGGGGTGGGGCAGCCCCGGATGGCGCAGGTCATGTAGAGCTGGTAGCCCTTCGGAGGGGTGTGGACTTTCAGGGGCACCAGGATGGATGGAGGCCTCTCGAAGCTGATCTCCGTAGGCATGCTGGTCGTCACAGCGACTAGGTTGACACAAATCGGAAAAAAGGTTGAaacgtgtatatgtgtatatcaAAGCAATTCATTATTTTTtaggggaatgggggggggcaTGTCAATGAGGGGGCCTAGGCCCCCCCCAAACTCCCttgtggctacgcccctggtagCCCTGGTTTCTCACTTCTGTTGCTGTTGATGCCCCAGGTGGGCGACTGGGAGGGCTCGGAGGGGCCCATGTCGTTCTTGGCGAACACGCGGAAGTGGTACTCTCGCCCGGGCTGGATGTTGTTGGCCGTGTACGTGTTGCAGAACAGCCGGTCGGCCACCGTGTGCCACATCCGGGTGTTGGAGTCGTGCTCCGCCACCATGTAGTGCAGGCGGTCATCCACTTCCTGGTCCGGGGATGGGGCCCAggtcaccaccaccctgccgtGGACGGTCTGCTGCAGCTCCACCGGCCCCGGGCGCTTCGGTTCATCTGGAAGCACAGTAGGGGGTTTTACAACTGAAGGGCTGCACCACTGAAGGGCTGCACCACTGTAGGGCTGCACCACTGTAGGGCTGCACCACTGTAGGGCTGCACCACTGTAGGGCTCCACCACTGTAGGGCTCCACCACTGTAGGGCTGCACCACTGAAGGGCTGCACCACTGTAGGGCTGCACCACTGAAGGGCTGCACCACTGTAGGGCTGCACCACTGTAGGGCTCCACCACTGTAGGGCTCTACCACTGTAGGGCTGCACCACTGAAGGGCTGCACCACTGTAGGGCTGCACCACTGTAGGGCTGCACCACTGTAGGGCTGCACCACTGAAGGGCTGCACCACTGAAGGGCTGCACCACTGTAGGGCTGCACCACTGTAGGGCTGCACCACTGTAGGGCTCCACCACTGAAGGGCTGTACTGATAGATTTGAGTTGGGACACTGAGGCGGACGTACTGTACTCTGCAAAAGTCTCGGgcgcaaatgttttttttaaagtaaagtTGAAACACTTTAAGTCATAATGATGAGAAGAGATAAGACTAAACAAGAATGTTCTCAACATTGCAgtaaaaatacatgtattttaactaaaaataaataaatgtttagcATTCGATAGACTGTATGTTATGGTTGATGGAATCCTAATTGTacctgtaaaaaataaatacaaaatagccACAATGAGAGTGCAGAAAATAGCTGGAAATCAAAACGTTTCCTCACCTGTGACTCTGACTTCGATATCAAACGAAGCCTCGCCACTCGAGTTCTTGGCCTTGATGGTGAAGATCCCTGAGTCGGAGCGCTTGGAGGAGGGGATGACCAGCTGGGACATCCCATCCGTGTTGATGACGTTGATCCAGGGAGAGACCGGCTCGTCGTCCTTCAGCCAGGAGATGCTTGGCGGGGGCtcggcctgaacacacacccacagagatgGTCAACGACGACCCCCAGATGAACCCCTTTACACATACAAAAGAGCTGGTCTCATTCTGCTTTTTCTGGTACGACCGCTATGACGAATCACAAACTGGTTAGATCATTGAGCACAAATCCTGAACTGTACTGTATGCCATCACATGTTATCATACCTCATACAGGATTTTGATCCTCACTGAATTTCCAGCCCTGATCACAATGAAGTCCTCCGGGTCTTTGAAATTTGGCCGCACTAAACACCAtaacacagaacagtcacgttgaggctggggctgaattCTCACTTCTACTGAGTCTACACGGTATGTTCTGTCGGATGTGAGGGCGGATCGTTATTAGGACTTACTGTTGGGATTCTTTGCACACACCATGGCAGAGGGAGGACTAGGCTCTCCTGCTCCAGACTCATTAATGGCCGACACCCTGAATTCATACTCACACCCTTCAGTCACATCCTTCACTGCATACTTATCTCCTGAAGGCAGAGCAGAGGACAGCTAACAGCTAGAGCAAGTGAACAGTAGCAGACCCCTTTCATTATTAAAGGCTGAGCCTGCAGTCAAATGTAATCATCCTAAAACCACAAAATAATATAGACATTTTCACATCGAATTGTGATTTTGAATACGAGGATGTTCCACTATGTCATTGTGTCTTTTTTCTTAAAGCAACATGTCCAGTTATCTGATCAGGAGCAGACCTTCGATGGGCTCGCTGACAGGGTTCAAGGCAATCCACTGAACTgtgtctttcttcctcttctccagctGGTAGCCGACCACTGTCCCAAACGTCTCCACCGGAGGGGTCCACGTCAGGTGGATGCAGGTCTTGGATGCACTCACCACCTTGGGCGCACCAGGCGGACCAGGGAACACTGAGGGAAAGAAGGCACTATAAACACAAGGTCatggaattcttttttttttttttaagcagttGAGTGTCCTAAAAGATGGATTTcccctgcaggaggagggaagcAGCTTACCCAAAGTACCCGCCATGATgttttctgtctggagagggttgCTGAGGCCTTCAGGGTTCTCTGCGTATATCCGGTAGATGTACTTCTTGCCCAGGACCACGTTCCGGTCACGGTAGACCGTCTTGTCGGCGGTGACGTCGCCCAGCTTCTTCCAGAGGCTCTGGCCCAGCTGCTGGCGTTCCAGGATGTAGTGTGTGACAGGGGAGCCTCCATCGTCCTGCGGAGGGTTCCACTTCAGCTCTATCACCGAGGCGCTGCTGTCCAGGACCTCCACTGGGCCTTCCGGGGTGCCGGGCTTGTCTACAGCCCAGGGGAGTTAAGATATAGATTATATAATACTATATgttgatattttttttattataaaagtacatttgaaatgattatatatatttatatattttttattgttaatgtaaaatattattttatgtttttttttattatatataaATCATAAGTTTAGGTTCACAACAACATTTGTTTTTTTGGAAGTGGGGGATGGAATAACACATTAAGAATGTAGTTCCAAAAACGTGGAGTTGTTATTATAATTATATGTGATGGAAGAAGATGCCTACAGCTTTCGCGTGGTCGTCTTACCAAGGACGATGAGCCGAGATTTGGCCTCCACAGATCCGTACGGGCTCTTCAGCTGGATGGTGATGTCTCCGGTGTCAGAGCGCAGGCAGTCCCTGAACATCAGCCGGCTGTGGTTCGCCTCCTTAACCATCTTCACGCCCCCACCGTCCTTCAGCTCCACGCCGTCCTTGAACCAGCGCACCTCCAGGGACTCCTGCGGAGTGAACGGCATCTTGAAGCTGCCGTTCTGATCCACCTTTACGATCACCGGCTTGGAGAACTTGTGGAGGTCGTCGGGGTCAAACTCGGGTACGTCtgagaggcagaggagcagaCAGCTTACAGGGATACTCTGTTGGTCGTTCCCAGATGGGTTTTATGAACTGTTATTTTAATGCTTATAGTTTGTTAACTAAACATACCTGATGCACACATTATTGTAAAGTGTTACCCAAAAGGATGAATCTGTCCATGCAAATAATACATTCAAGGTTATTAGGTTGAGTTTTACTGTACCTCCAACACAGAGATTTGCCTCAGTTTTGCAATCGTCTGCTTCAAAGCGGTACAGTCCAATATCGTCCTCCTTGCTGGTCTTAATGGTCAGTTTGTGATTGTTTCCATCCTTGGTTAAAGCTAAACCAGCTTTGGAGGACagctaaaaataataatatatgatATCATATTATAAAGACATAATGTGAGATAAATTTCAATGGAAAAGTTGTCATAGTCCCATCAATTCAGAATGTAACCATATAATTTCATATAGTTGGTGATCAGAGGATTTCTATAACACATCAATACCTTCTTATATAAGTAGTTATAACAgtatttcacatttacatttagtcatttagcagatgctcttatccagagcgacatacagtaaatacagggacattcccccgaggcaagtagggtgaagtgccttgctcaaggacacaacgtcatttgacacggccgggaatcaaactagcgaccttctgattactagcccgattctctaaccgctcagccacctgactcccatggtaCCTTCTCTCCAGCTTTCAGCCAGGCTCCATCACAGTCGCTGCTCATCTTCACCACCAGTTCGGCAGGTTCACCACGAACAGCATACACGTCAGACAATCCGCTCACGATGTGCAGAGCTGCCCACCACAACACGCACAGTTACCTTCTGATTACACAGCTGCCACAGACGCACATACATCTGGGGTAACGTTAGGTTGTTTTAGATGTTAGACATGGGCTCTGTCACAGGACGGCATGCATGCTGAATGTGCGCGGCCACATGGATGCATTCCTGATGACCTGCAGGACAGGAAACCCCAGGCTGATCTGTCATGCCTTACTTTAGACAACAGAATGTTACACTGAGATTACATTTATCTGAAAATACCCAGTTTGGGATATTGTCTAAAGGGAAAGTTGCTTGAAAATACACTATCATACTGTAAATATCTAATATTTACTATAGTTGTTGAAAGTGCATGTTTCAAATCTCCTCTGAGGCCAGTGTGATCTGGATCTGAGGTGTTCTATGATGGTTCCAGCAACAAACAAGCACACTGAATGACAGGCACATAAAACGCAATGAGAATTACGCAAATGAATGTACGCTGTTTTATTCTCATTAGCTTCCACTTACTGGTTATGGACAAGTTCTGTTATAAGAGATTCATATGGTTTAATAAGGTTTTAAAAGAATTCATTAGAAACCATTAAACAAATCTAGTCTTGCAGTGGGCAATTAACTTATTGGATAAtcataaatgaataaaatctCTGAAACACTTATTACTGCACTCATTTGATgatcagagatggcaaaagtacccTTTTTCACTTAAGGTAAGAgctgtgggctctgacatatacttaagtaaaacgTAGCCATTTAACTTTTTGTTGAAtagattttttcaacctttcaactttgtatttttttcaaccttttttcaACCTGCCAAAAAAACAGGCCAAATATTTTAGTTTGACTTTTGTTTAAGTTTGAGttgaaattattttttaaacctaaaaaaaaaaaacttttgcgATTCCCCCCCAACCTATCTCAATTTTTACCTCCACAGGTGCGCAgtgacaataaataatattgatcatgccaccaaaaaCAGTAACaagtaacaagcctggcttgaaaacacaagaagtagaaagtacaggtaTATTGTGTAAACAttttaaggagtgaaagtaaaaagtgaagtaaagtactgataccagaaaaatcgacTTAAGTACAGTTGATGTACTGTTGATGTTTAAAATAAGGTCTTACCAGCATCTGCAGTGTGAGGAGTGAGTCCTGCTCCATCACTGTTAGACTGGACTGATGGCCACATGAACAGGGCACAGGAT containing:
- the LOC134029223 gene encoding immunoglobulin-like and fibronectin type III domain-containing protein 1 yields the protein MWKKSKVGDQTAAGQVGIKKKSKVPGVMITQFVEEMPEGKSHPDFTRKPIALTIQEGKFAFFKAIVIGEPQPTVTWARNNGDVSDTSRYQTKYDPVANENIFEMANVKPDQADTYKCFATNEYGKAVVTVVLNVIQVGFKKEPKPTAGANEAGDFKTVLKRKSKIRPKSEQTERKDGEIDPKFWELLLSADKKDYERICTEFGITDFRWMLKKLNEMKKEREEEQAQFIKSISNLKPIEVNPDCSASFEIDMDMIDPSSRIFIYKDGVMVPYTKELGDKHSLKQIGRKYVFSIKDLLPDDAGLYQLDVEGVNMFSTDFKIPMIDFLVKIQEVKATEREDAVFECVLSNPFSKIMWVGKNLPLEQGDKYDIEASEDKLIHRLVVKDCMVVDKGIYAAVAGIKSCNAWLVVEPDKSSQGGKKAARKTTRAGGAGLDLEKIAQEQQQKLVKDREERLEQVKTAKAEMAAAAEAEPTTTPPSQEVKPAKAPPTKPGRSDQEAAAVSIGPQPQAVAVENNVVALHIVSGLSDVYAVRGEPAELVVKMSSDCDGAWLKAGEKLSSKAGLALTKDGNNHKLTIKTSKEDDIGLYRFEADDCKTEANLCVGDVPEFDPDDLHKFSKPVIVKVDQNGSFKMPFTPQESLEVRWFKDGVELKDGGGVKMVKEANHSRLMFRDCLRSDTGDITIQLKSPYGSVEAKSRLIVLDKPGTPEGPVEVLDSSASVIELKWNPPQDDGGSPVTHYILERQQLGQSLWKKLGDVTADKTVYRDRNVVLGKKYIYRIYAENPEGLSNPLQTENIMAGTLVFPGPPGAPKVVSASKTCIHLTWTPPVETFGTVVGYQLEKRKKDTVQWIALNPVSEPIEGDKYAVKDVTEGCEYEFRVSAINESGAGEPSPPSAMVCAKNPNMRPNFKDPEDFIVIRAGNSVRIKILYEAEPPPSISWLKDDEPVSPWINVINTDGMSQLVIPSSKRSDSGIFTIKAKNSSGEASFDIEVRVTDEPKRPGPVELQQTVHGRVVVTWAPSPDQEVDDRLHYMVAEHDSNTRMWHTVADRLFCNTYTANNIQPGREYHFRVFAKNDMGPSEPSQSPTWGINSNRIAVTTSMPTEISFERPPSILVPLKVHTPPKGYQLYMTCAIRGCPTPSVTWYLNDISINHDNNYYITNSYGVCSMSVLRVRAEDSGEYRVVAVNSFGRAECSAKLQVKD